Proteins encoded by one window of Myxococcales bacterium:
- a CDS encoding DUF1552 domain-containing protein produces the protein MRRKIDRRTVLRGLLAGGVVTLGLPFLEIFSERSASAAPDGLPKRFGMFYWGNGVLPELWVPTGTGATYTLSPTLAPLAPHKAKLSVVSGMKVPFVNAVPHLSGPVGFFTGKPGLKSDPGAFAAPTLDQVIADVVGADSRFRSIEAAVQPGTTGLSFNGPNSPNPAESDPAALFQRIFGPEFVKPGSTAAPAPTLALRKSVLDAVTQDAKGLQGVLGASDKARLERHLDGVRSLEQRIQKLQQSPPNLAACNVPPAPKGAFPAVAGRAPLSEISRAMVDILAMALACDQTRVFSLWFSQPVSNALIGDAPAGHHQLTHDEPGGQPEVAKILVQIMNELAYLLKAFDAVTEGDGTLLDHCAILATSDCNYGRQHTLDDYPIVIAGSCNGALKTGLHHRAPSADNTSKVSLSLARAMGLTLEAFGAEEGKTTSSLREIEV, from the coding sequence ATGCGACGCAAGATCGATCGACGCACCGTGCTCCGCGGCCTCCTCGCCGGAGGGGTCGTGACCCTCGGCCTCCCCTTCCTGGAGATCTTCTCGGAGCGGTCCGCCAGCGCCGCGCCCGACGGCTTACCGAAGCGCTTCGGGATGTTCTACTGGGGCAACGGCGTCTTGCCGGAGCTCTGGGTCCCCACGGGCACGGGTGCAACCTACACGCTCTCGCCCACCCTCGCGCCGCTCGCGCCCCACAAGGCGAAGCTCTCGGTGGTGAGCGGCATGAAGGTGCCGTTCGTCAACGCCGTGCCCCACCTCTCGGGACCGGTCGGGTTCTTCACGGGCAAACCAGGCCTGAAGAGCGATCCCGGGGCCTTCGCCGCGCCCACCCTCGACCAGGTGATCGCCGACGTGGTGGGCGCCGACTCTCGCTTTCGCTCGATCGAGGCGGCGGTCCAGCCCGGCACGACCGGCCTCTCGTTCAACGGCCCCAACAGCCCCAACCCGGCCGAGAGCGACCCCGCGGCGCTCTTCCAGCGCATCTTCGGCCCCGAGTTCGTGAAGCCCGGGAGCACGGCCGCGCCGGCGCCCACGCTCGCGCTCCGCAAGAGCGTCCTCGACGCGGTCACCCAGGACGCGAAGGGCCTCCAGGGCGTTCTTGGCGCCTCCGACAAGGCGCGCCTCGAGCGCCACCTCGACGGGGTACGGTCGCTCGAACAGCGCATCCAGAAGCTCCAGCAGTCGCCTCCGAACCTCGCCGCGTGCAACGTGCCGCCGGCCCCCAAGGGTGCCTTCCCCGCCGTCGCGGGGCGCGCGCCGCTGTCGGAGATCTCGCGCGCCATGGTGGACATCCTCGCGATGGCGCTCGCGTGCGATCAGACCCGCGTGTTCAGCCTGTGGTTCAGCCAGCCGGTCAGCAACGCCCTCATCGGGGACGCCCCGGCCGGCCACCACCAGCTCACACACGACGAGCCCGGCGGGCAGCCCGAAGTGGCTAAAATTCTCGTCCAAATCATGAATGAGCTCGCATACTTACTGAAGGCGTTCGACGCCGTGACCGAGGGCGACGGCACGCTGCTCGACCACTGCGCCATCCTCGCGACGAGCGACTGCAACTACGGCCGACAGCACACCCTCGACGACTACCCGATCGTGATCGCGGGCTCGTGCAACGGCGCGCTCAAGACAGGGCTCCATCATCGGGCGCCAAGCGCCGACAACACGAGCAAGGTGTCGCTCTCCCTCGCGCGCGCGATGGGCCTCACCCTCGAGGCGTTCGGCGCAGAGGAGGGGAAGACCACCTCGAGCCTGCGCGAGATCGAGGTCTAG
- a CDS encoding DUF1592 domain-containing protein: MSPRTPPSSHRLRPRSLRGALQRFGAALAVLALAAGAGSCKGDGTTATEPPVVTGPVGPAIPTLSAAQRLTRSQYAASIRDIFGSEVVVPSALEPDLPLDGFEALGASKSTVSARGIEQYEAAAYAIGKQLTTDPKLLARVLTCKPEGPADAACARAFVSTYGPRVYRRPLSEPEIAAVSSKITASGAALGSFEKGLAFGIAALLQSPNFLYRGAVGEADPERPGQRRYTAYELAARLSYFLWNTTPDDALLEAAKAGKLGSFDGVSTEVDRMLASPKARAGLRNFVAEWLRLGDLDLLQKDSKIFTTFSTELGAMAREETLRVFEDLVFDRDADVRDVMTTRRTFVTPKLASMYEVPAPSATGFAPVELPAAGRRRGLLGHISILALYAHPTSTSATLRGKFVREKLLCVTIPPPPANLNTALPEPTEAAKTLRDRVQIHFTAPSCAACHLQTDPIGLGLEQFDGIGRSRTKENGVVIDPSGALDGAAFAGPEALGQVIRDQRGFAPCIVRKAFQYATGVPTDGSEVDTLDALLGRFIATGYRMKPLLAAIASSPAFRSFGAPH; this comes from the coding sequence ATGAGCCCGCGCACGCCTCCCTCGTCCCATCGCCTCCGACCTCGGAGCCTCCGCGGCGCCCTCCAACGCTTCGGCGCGGCCCTCGCCGTGCTCGCTCTCGCAGCCGGCGCGGGCTCGTGCAAGGGCGACGGCACCACCGCCACCGAGCCCCCGGTCGTCACCGGCCCCGTCGGCCCCGCGATCCCGACCCTCAGCGCCGCACAGCGACTCACCCGGTCGCAGTACGCGGCGTCCATCCGGGACATCTTCGGCTCCGAGGTGGTGGTCCCTTCGGCGTTGGAGCCCGATCTGCCCCTCGACGGCTTCGAAGCGCTCGGCGCGTCGAAGAGCACCGTGTCGGCGCGAGGCATCGAGCAGTACGAAGCGGCCGCCTACGCGATCGGCAAGCAGCTCACCACCGATCCGAAGCTGCTCGCCCGCGTGCTGACCTGCAAGCCCGAGGGGCCGGCGGACGCCGCGTGCGCGCGCGCCTTCGTCTCCACCTACGGGCCGCGGGTGTATCGCCGCCCCCTCTCGGAGCCCGAGATCGCCGCCGTCAGCTCGAAGATCACCGCGTCTGGCGCCGCGCTCGGCTCCTTCGAGAAGGGCCTCGCGTTCGGGATCGCGGCGCTGCTCCAGTCGCCGAACTTCCTCTACCGGGGCGCCGTGGGTGAGGCGGATCCCGAGCGGCCGGGCCAACGCCGCTACACGGCGTACGAGCTCGCGGCGCGCCTCTCGTATTTTCTCTGGAACACCACCCCGGACGACGCGCTCCTCGAGGCCGCGAAGGCCGGAAAGCTCGGAAGCTTCGACGGTGTCTCGACGGAGGTCGACCGCATGCTGGCGTCCCCGAAGGCGCGCGCCGGCCTGCGCAACTTCGTGGCCGAGTGGCTCCGCCTCGGGGACCTCGATCTGCTCCAGAAGGACTCCAAGATCTTCACGACGTTCTCCACCGAGCTCGGCGCGATGGCTCGCGAGGAGACCCTGCGCGTGTTCGAGGACCTCGTCTTCGACCGCGACGCCGACGTGCGCGACGTGATGACCACCCGCCGCACGTTCGTCACCCCCAAGCTCGCCTCGATGTACGAGGTGCCCGCGCCCTCCGCGACCGGCTTCGCGCCGGTGGAGCTGCCGGCCGCCGGCAGGCGACGCGGCCTGCTCGGCCACATCTCGATCCTCGCGCTCTACGCGCACCCCACGTCGACGTCGGCCACGCTCCGCGGGAAGTTCGTCCGCGAGAAGCTCCTCTGCGTGACGATCCCGCCGCCCCCGGCGAACCTCAACACCGCGCTCCCCGAGCCGACCGAGGCCGCGAAGACCCTGCGCGACCGCGTGCAGATCCACTTCACGGCGCCGAGCTGCGCGGCGTGCCACCTGCAGACGGACCCCATCGGGCTCGGCCTCGAGCAGTTCGACGGCATCGGGCGCTCACGCACGAAAGAAAACGGCGTGGTCATCGACCCGAGCGGCGCCCTCGATGGGGCCGCGTTCGCCGGACCCGAGGCGCTCGGGCAGGTCATCCGCGACCAGCGCGGCTTCGCGCCGTGCATCGTGCGCAAGGCCTTCCAGTACGCCACCGGCGTCCCGACCGACGGCTCCGAGGTCGACACCCTCGACGCGCTGCTCGGGCGCTTCATCGCGACCGGGTACCGCATGAAGCCGCTGCTCGCCGCGATCGCGTCGAGCCCCGCGTTCCGCTCGTTCGGCGCGCCCCACTGA
- a CDS encoding VTT domain-containing protein produces MLVVAQRLGVFERVSDPAALTRTLLELGPWGYVAFVVAYATLQPWGIPGTVFVFAAAIVWPWQIAFGLSMTGTMAASVVGFLFARFVARDWVASKIPERFKKYEVALAKRGFATVFLLRLIFWMPPLLHAFFGVSRVRFSTHFWGSMAGYALPLLAMSFFGQRLFEALRAAPPTVWMAVGGAVASAVALGLAARLFARARARARTRAAMLATASAADE; encoded by the coding sequence ATGCTAGTCGTCGCGCAGCGGCTCGGCGTGTTCGAGCGGGTCTCGGATCCCGCGGCGCTCACGCGCACCTTGCTCGAGCTCGGACCCTGGGGCTACGTGGCGTTCGTGGTGGCCTACGCCACGCTCCAGCCGTGGGGGATCCCGGGCACGGTGTTCGTGTTCGCGGCGGCCATCGTGTGGCCCTGGCAGATCGCGTTCGGTCTCTCCATGACCGGCACGATGGCGGCGAGCGTCGTCGGCTTCCTCTTCGCGCGCTTCGTCGCCCGCGACTGGGTGGCGTCGAAGATCCCGGAGCGCTTCAAGAAGTACGAGGTCGCGCTCGCGAAGCGCGGGTTCGCGACCGTGTTTCTCCTTCGCCTGATCTTCTGGATGCCGCCGCTCCTTCACGCCTTCTTCGGCGTGTCGCGTGTGCGGTTCTCGACGCACTTCTGGGGCTCGATGGCGGGGTATGCCCTGCCGCTCCTCGCGATGAGCTTCTTCGGGCAGCGCCTGTTCGAAGCGCTGCGCGCGGCGCCGCCCACGGTGTGGATGGCCGTGGGCGGGGCGGTCGCCTCTGCCGTCGCGCTCGGGCTAGCCGCGCGGTTGTTCGCGCGGGCTCGGGCTCGCGCGCGCACGCGGGCCGCCATGCTCGCGACCGCCAGCGCCGCCGACGAGTAG